Genomic segment of bacterium:
TTCCGCCTCCACCTCTGGAGTGGTTTCGTCTTGCTCCTCCGATTCCAGCGGCTCAATGAGCCCCTGACCATAAGCCGCTCCCAGCGGCAGATGGAGGGCCAGGCAGAGGAGACTCAGCGACAGGGGGAGGCGACGCATCACTCCTCCTCCCGGGCTTCATCGATCTTGCGGGCGTACTTCTCCGGCATCTCGATGGTCACTTTACGCGCCTGGTAGACTTCGTACCGCCGGACATCGAGGAACAGCCGCAGTTCATCGGCATCGATCCGCTCCCCCTTGGTGTTGGAGAAGTCGACGTTTCCTTTGAGGGTCATCCATTCATCCCGATCGTGATACTCCCCGTATTCCGCCCAGGCCCGCTGGTCCTTCTGGACGACCTTGACCTGCCCGACACAGTAGAGGTATCCCGGCTCGGTGTAGGACATCGCCGCATCACAGTAGATGGTCGTCGCTTTCCGGGCATCCTCCCGGGCGCGTTCCTCTTCGACATCATCCAGCATCCCCGCTTTGGCCATCCAGTCGCCGGACGCCTGATGAATCACGACCTCGCCATCGGCTTCCATCACGCCGATTTCGTCGTGATTGATGATGTACCTGGCGGTCAGCCGCTTGTCCTTTTGGACCGCTTCCACGCCTCCCCAGGCTTCCACCAGTCCCTGCTTCCACCAGACCCGCATCTGATCCCCATAGAGGCTGGTGGTTTCCTTCGCGATGGCCCGCGCCGCCTTCTTGGCGTCCTTTTTCACCCGGTCTTCCAGCGACTCGGCATAAAACAGGACATCCTGGCGGGGCTCCAGGCGCTTGGCCTTCATGTCGATGTCCAGCAAATCGGCAAAGAGTCGCTTGTTCTTTTGCCAGGCGAAGACCTGCCGCTCGCGACGTTCAATCAGAGGCTGCGGAATCAGGGGGCCATAGAAGCGATCGATTTCCTCAGCGGATTTCTCCTGCCCTGCCAGGTACTCTTCGACCGCCTCCAGCTCCACCATCAGCGGGTTGCGATTTTTGTTCTCCGGCCGCAGGAGCCGCTGACTCGCGGGCTGGAACGCCCCGATCCGCCAGCGACGCAGCGCGGTGGCGGGGACATAGGGGTAGCAGGTCGCCTGGCGGGTGGTCTTGTCGTAGTAGACATACTCTGCGGCCACCCAGAGCCCTGCTTTGTCGTCGTCTTCGCCCGGTTTGGCGTCTTCAGGGTCCAGAATCCCTTCACGGGTCAGCAGATTCGGACGCTCGATTCCCCGCAGATACATCCGGACCGACCCGATGAACTCCAGGTGCGTGAGATCCCGGTCAGCGTAGAGGGAGTCCGCGATGATGTGATTCTCCTCAATCCGCATATCGACTGCGCCTGGACAGCGCAGTTCCTCGGTGTTTTCGTACCACGTCAGGTGGTTTGTCAGGAGGCGGGTGCTCCCCTCCCGGTCAATGAGCGACACGTTGTCATAGAGATGCAGCACCTTCACACGATTCTCAAATGCTGCCCGGTCCGCCTGTCCCGTGAGGTTAATCTGCCC
This window contains:
- the lptD_2 gene encoding LPS-assembly protein LptD, encoding MEETQRHVIPLIEPPADDGPVDLLRRYPWLVGLRDGLVAFLILGSLTWMIWLSTVRSREQLQTVFTEDRTDVSEVERLRAAGYDDKGKTWEVFSVKAVKFGELQENRLESLQQLHIFKDGQINLTGQADRAAFENRVKVLHLYDNVSLIDREGSTRLLTNHLTWYENTEELRCPGAVDMRIEENHIIADSLYADRDLTHLEFIGSVRMYLRGIERPNLLTREGILDPEDAKPGEDDDKAGLWVAAEYVYYDKTTRQATCYPYVPATALRRWRIGAFQPASQRLLRPENKNRNPLMVELEAVEEYLAGQEKSAEEIDRFYGPLIPQPLIERRERQVFAWQKNKRLFADLLDIDMKAKRLEPRQDVLFYAESLEDRVKKDAKKAARAIAKETTSLYGDQMRVWWKQGLVEAWGGVEAVQKDKRLTARYIINHDEIGVMEADGEVVIHQASGDWMAKAGMLDDVEEERAREDARKATTIYCDAAMSYTEPGYLYCVGQVKVVQKDQRAWAEYGEYHDRDEWMTLKGNVDFSNTKGERIDADELRLFLDVRRYEVYQARKVTIEMPEKYARKIDEAREEE